The Primulina eburnea isolate SZY01 chromosome 6, ASM2296580v1, whole genome shotgun sequence genome contains a region encoding:
- the LOC140833861 gene encoding putative pentatricopeptide repeat-containing protein At5g13230, mitochondrial: protein MLVRFQFEHMIIRQRWYKVLQKWTQISRQSEDYFLISCMKFGFASFAALEQQPWSNNKLSSSIQESESHVYSRMLQHCIKNEQPMIGKLVHCEILKRGVCLDLFASNVLLNFYIKDESLREGVRVFDEMWKRNMVSFVTLIQGYSLFEEYGKAVKLFVRLHKEGHELNTFVFTTILKLVVSMELPEFGWCIHACVYKLGHDADAFVGTGLIDAYSICGLVDNAKEVFNGIVRRDMVSWTGMVACYAENNCFEDALELYNQMRMDGLQPNNFTFASVIKACLGLGADSVGKSIHACILKTCYDMDQYVGVSLLDLYAGSGNIDDAQKVFREIPKDNVVPWSFMIARHSQCDRCEEALDLFLQMRKAFVCPNQFTLASVLQACASNESLGFGKQIHCLVVRNGLNTNVYVSNALMDVYAKCEEMEASMNLFSEFNDKNEVSWNTMIVGYVQLGDGEAAFQMFLNMCEEHVVATEVTYSSLLRACASLAALVAGCQIHSVVIKTLYNGDDSVSNALIDMYAKCGRIKDAQLIFDTMSQRDIVSWNSMISSYSMHGLGTEALQVYKDMLESGFTPNQLTFVGVLSACSNTGLLDQGQIYFTSMQEDHGIEPCMEHYTCMVSLLGRLGHLEKAVKMIDEIPSAPSVMVWRALLGACVAHKNVEIGKLAADRVLEMEPQDESSYVLLSNIYATAKRWDHVALVRKNMKKMRIKKEPGLSWIESQGIVHYFAVGDDSHEDIKLIRGMLEWLNVRSKREGYAPDNGVILLDVEEDEKGRLLWLHSERIALAFALTRMPPGSPIRIIKNLRTCADCHAAFKFISSFVHREIVIRDVNRYHHFQDGICSCHDYW from the coding sequence ATGCTTGTTAGATTTCAGTTTGAACATATGATCATCAGACAAAGATGGTATAAAGTATTGCAGAAATGGACGCAAATTTCGAGACAATCCGAGGATTACTTTTTAATCTCCTGTATGAAGTTTGGTTTCGCATCATTTGCTGCCTTGGAGCAACAGCCATGGAGCAACAACAAATTGTCATCCTCGATTCAAGAATCCGAGTCTCATGTATACTCTAGAATGCTCCAGCATTGCATAAAGAATGAGCAGCCCATGATAGGAAAACTCGTTCACTGCGAAATTCTGAAGAGGGGTGTCTGTTTGGATTTGTTTGCCTCCAATGTTTTACTTAATTTTTACATCAAAGATGAATCTTTGCGGGAAGGTGTTAgggtgtttgatgaaatgtggAAGAGAAATATGGTTTCGTTTGTTACTTTGATTCAGGGTTACTCATTGTTTGAGGAGTATGGTAAGGCAGTGAAATTGTTCGTTAGGTTGCACAAAGAGGGACATGAGCTTAATACATTTGTGTTCACTACTATTTTGAAGTTAGTTGTGAGTATGGAGTTGCCAGAGTTTGGGTGGTGCATTCATGCTTGTGTTTATAAGCTTGGTCATGATGCTGATGCCTTTGTTGGAACTGGGCTAATTGATGCTTATTCGATTTGTGGCCTTGTGGATAATGCTAAGGAAGTCTTCAATGGAATTGTTCGAAGGGATATGGTGTCTTGGACCGGAATGGTTGCTTGTTACGCTGAGAACAATTGTTTTGAGGATGCATTGGAACTATATAACCAAATGAGGATGGATGGATTGCAACCCAATAATTTCACGTTCGCGAGTGTTATCAAGGCTTGTCTTGGTCTTGGGGCAGATAGTGTTGGTAAAAGCATTCATGCTTGCATTTTAAAAACTTGTTATGATATGGATCAGTATGTGGGGGTTTCATTGCTTGACTTGTATGCGGGGTCCGGAAATATCGACGATGCTCAAAAGGTATTCCGTGAGATCCCCAAGGATAATGTGGTTCCATGGAGTTTTATGATTGCTAGGCACTCACAGTGTGACCGGTGTGAGGAAGCTTTGGATTTGTTTCTTCAAATGAGGAAAGCCTTTGTTTGCCCCAACCAGTTCACTCTAGCTAGTGTTCTCCAAGCTTGCGCTAGTAATGAGAGCTTGGGATTTGGAAAACAAATCCACTGCCTTGTGGTAAGAAATGGACTTAATACCAACGTATATGTTTCAAATGCCCTCATGGATGTGTATGCTAAATGTGAAGAGATGGAGGCCTCGATGAATTTGTTTTCGGAGTTTAATGACAAAAACGAAGTATCATGGAATACAATGATTGTTGGATATGTCCAACTAGGAGATGGAGAGGCGGCCTTCCAAATGTTCTTGAATATGTGTGAAGAACATGTGGTAGCAACTGAAGTAACATATTCTAGCTTGCTTCGCGCATGCGCTAGCTTGGCTGCCTTGGTTGCTGGCTGTCAGATTCATTCAGTGGTTATTAAAACCTTGTATAATGGGGATGATTCTGTGAGCAATGCTCTTATTGATATGTATGCAAAGTGTGGGCGGATTAAAGATGCTCAATTGATCTTCGATACTATGAGCCAGAGGGACATTGTTTCTTGGAATTCTATGATATCATCATACTCGATGCATGGTCTAGGTACCGAGGCTCTACAAGTTTACAAAGATATGTTAGAATCAGGATTCACACCAAATCAACTTACCTTTGTAGGTGTACTTTCAGCATGTAGCAATACAGGATTGTTAGATCAAGGCCAAATTTATTTTACGTCCATGCAAGAGGACCATGGTATTGAACCATGCATGGAGCATTATACCTGTATGGTATCATTATTGGGGCGATTAGGCCACCTCGAGAAGGCTGTAAAGATGATAGATGAAATTCCATCTGCACCTAGTGTTATGGTATGGCGTGCTTTACTGGGGGCTTGTGTTGCACACAAAAATGTCGAGATTGGAAAATTAGCTGCGGATCGTGTGCTGGAGATGGAACCGCAAGATGAATCAAGCTATGTGTTACTGTCAAACATATACGCCACAGCAAAAAGATGGGATCATGTTGCTCTCGTAAGAAAAAACATGAAGAAGATGCGAATAAAGAAAGAACCCGGACTCAGTTGGATTGAGAGCCAGGGAATAGTACACTATTTTGCAGTTGGAGATGATTCACATGAAGACATAAAACTTATTCGTGGAATGCTTGAATGGTTGAATGTTAGAAGCAAGAGAGAAGGTTATGCTCCTGATAATGGTGTTATTTTACTTGATGTGGAAGAGGATGAAAAGGGCCGCCTCTTGTGGCTACACAGTGAAAGGATAGCTTTAGCCTTTGCACTTACCAGAATGCCACCAGGAAGCCCTATTCGTATAATCAAGAACCTACGAACATGCGCCGATTGCCATGCAGCATTTAAGTTTATATCATCGTTTGTACACAGAGAAATTGTTATCAGAGATGTAAACCGATACCATCACTTTCAAGATGGTATTTGCTCCTGCCACGATTATTGGTGA